A single window of Streptomyces aquilus DNA harbors:
- a CDS encoding DUF2238 domain-containing protein, with protein MTAARRPLPALLAGAVVVGMVLSAWAPKDRTTWFLETVWVLVGLPLIVLTRRRFPLTDLLCCLLTVHAVVLMVGGHYTYAQVPLGNWLRDELGLERNPYDRLGHLMQGFVPAVLVRELLSRTSPLRGSRWLAPLTVCACLAFSAVFEMLEWLAAVVGGQAADAFLATQGDVWDTQWDMFCALVGATVSVLVLSRVHDRRLAKLPRPDVTSSYSGAAPTAGRRTSTRGTTPLPR; from the coding sequence ATGACAGCAGCCCGCCGCCCGCTGCCCGCCCTCCTCGCGGGGGCCGTGGTCGTGGGGATGGTCCTCTCCGCGTGGGCCCCGAAGGACCGCACCACCTGGTTCCTGGAGACCGTGTGGGTGCTGGTGGGGCTGCCGCTGATCGTGCTGACCCGGCGCCGCTTCCCGCTCACCGACCTGCTGTGCTGCCTGCTGACCGTGCACGCGGTGGTGCTGATGGTGGGCGGCCACTACACCTACGCCCAGGTGCCGCTCGGCAACTGGCTGCGCGACGAACTGGGCCTGGAGCGCAATCCGTACGACCGGCTCGGCCACCTCATGCAGGGCTTCGTACCGGCCGTGCTGGTGCGGGAGTTGCTCAGCCGCACCTCGCCGCTGCGCGGGAGTCGTTGGCTGGCGCCGCTGACGGTGTGCGCGTGCCTCGCCTTCAGTGCCGTGTTCGAGATGCTGGAGTGGCTGGCCGCGGTGGTCGGCGGTCAGGCGGCGGACGCCTTCCTCGCGACACAGGGGGATGTGTGGGACACACAGTGGGACATGTTCTGCGCGCTCGTCGGGGCGACCGTGTCGGTGCTGGTGCTGAGCCGGGTGCACGACCGCCGGCTCGCGAAGCTCCCGCGCCCGGACGTCACTTCGTCGTATAGCGGCGCCGCACCCACAGCGGGACGACGAACCAGCACACGAGGTACCACGCCACTACCGCGGTGA
- a CDS encoding FAD-dependent monooxygenase — translation MKVACVGGGPAGLYLSILLKLQDPSHDVTVYERNPEGSTYGWGVTYWRGLLDKLHARDPESARAVEEHSVRWNHGVAHVRDLATRQDGDEGHGIGRHRLLELLAARARSLDVRLEFEHGITPENLPDADLVVAGDGVHSALRTAHAAHFGSEVRAGRNHYIWLGTTKVFDAFTFAFVETDHGWIWCYGYGFGPDRSTCVIECAPETWTGLGLDRADEGEGLALLEKLFAGILDGHALIGRSSSDGSAQWLNFRTLTNRTWSHGNLVLMGDAAHTTHYSIGAGTTLALEDAMALAEALREHAELPEALARYERQRKAELLSVQSAARYSAQWYENLPRYIGLPPQQMFALLGQRHSPLLPYVPPQLYYRIDRAAGQLEVLRRFKRWLGPKIARNVHARALESRKD, via the coding sequence GTGAAGGTCGCCTGTGTCGGCGGCGGGCCCGCCGGCCTGTATCTGTCGATCCTGCTCAAACTGCAGGACCCGTCCCACGACGTCACCGTCTACGAACGCAACCCCGAGGGTTCGACGTACGGCTGGGGCGTCACCTACTGGCGCGGACTGCTCGACAAGCTGCACGCGCGCGACCCCGAGTCGGCTCGTGCCGTCGAGGAACACTCCGTCCGCTGGAACCACGGCGTCGCCCATGTCCGGGACCTCGCGACCCGCCAGGACGGCGACGAGGGCCACGGCATCGGCCGCCACCGCCTCCTGGAACTCCTCGCCGCCCGCGCCCGCTCGCTCGACGTCCGCCTGGAGTTCGAGCACGGCATCACCCCGGAGAACCTGCCCGACGCCGACCTGGTCGTCGCCGGCGACGGCGTCCACAGCGCCCTGCGGACCGCGCACGCCGCGCACTTCGGCAGCGAGGTCAGGGCGGGCCGCAACCACTACATCTGGCTCGGCACCACCAAGGTCTTCGACGCCTTCACCTTCGCCTTCGTCGAGACCGACCACGGCTGGATCTGGTGCTACGGCTACGGCTTCGGCCCCGACCGCAGCACCTGCGTCATCGAATGCGCCCCCGAGACCTGGACCGGCCTCGGCCTCGACCGGGCCGACGAGGGCGAGGGCCTGGCCCTCCTGGAGAAGCTCTTCGCCGGCATCCTGGACGGGCACGCCCTCATCGGCCGCTCCTCGTCCGACGGCAGCGCCCAGTGGCTGAACTTCCGCACGCTGACCAACCGCACCTGGTCGCACGGCAACCTCGTCCTGATGGGCGACGCCGCCCACACCACGCACTACTCCATCGGCGCCGGGACGACCCTCGCCCTGGAGGACGCCATGGCCCTGGCGGAGGCGCTGCGCGAGCACGCCGAACTCCCCGAGGCCCTCGCCCGGTACGAGCGGCAGCGCAAGGCGGAGCTGCTCTCCGTCCAGAGCGCCGCCCGCTACAGCGCCCAGTGGTACGAGAACCTCCCGCGCTACATCGGCCTGCCCCCGCAGCAGATGTTCGCCCTGCTCGGCCAGCGCCACTCCCCGCTGCTGCCGTACGTCCCGCCCCAGCTGTACTACCGCATCGACCGGGCCGCCGGGCAGCTGGAGGTGCTGCGCCGCTTCAAGCGCTGGCTGGGACCGAAGATCGCGCGCAACGTGCACGCCCGGGCGCTGGAGTCCCGCAAGGACTGA
- the melC1 gene encoding apotyrosinase chaperone MelC1, whose protein sequence is MPELTRRHALAAAAAVAATAAVTPPASAHDHHSPDTFDEVYKGRRIQGRPASGGGHHHGAGYAVFIDGVELHVMRNADGSWISVVSHYDPVPTPKAAARAAVDELQGAQLLPFPAN, encoded by the coding sequence GTGCCCGAACTGACCCGGCGTCACGCCCTCGCCGCCGCGGCCGCCGTCGCCGCCACGGCCGCCGTCACCCCGCCGGCCTCCGCCCATGACCACCACTCCCCCGACACCTTCGACGAGGTCTACAAGGGCCGCCGGATACAGGGCCGGCCCGCCTCGGGAGGCGGTCACCACCACGGCGCCGGATACGCCGTGTTCATCGACGGGGTGGAACTGCATGTGATGCGCAACGCCGACGGCAGCTGGATCAGCGTCGTCAGCCACTACGACCCGGTGCCGACCCCGAAGGCCGCCGCACGCGCCGCGGTCGACGAGTTGCAGGGCGCGCAGCTTCTCCCGTTCCCGGCCAACTGA
- a CDS encoding serine hydrolase domain-containing protein, which produces MSVRPLPTSTPSAEGVDASGVHAFLDTLEASPDIEPHSLMLLRHGKLVASGWWAPYTADRPHLLYSLSKSFTATAAAFAVAEGLLRLDDPVISYFPEFDADITDPRSRAMLVRHVATMASGHAAETHERAQAADPEEPVRGFLLLPPDGDPGTVFAYNQPTTYTLAAIVQRLTGQTLTDYLRPRLFDPIGIGDVAWLGDRTGRELGFSGLHATTDALARLGQLYLQDGVWEGERVLPEGWVEEATRPHIASGDETWSADWRRGYGYQFWMSQHGYRGDGAYGQYCLVLPEQDAVIAFTGATDQMQAVLDLVWRHLLPAFGRTAPDADASLAERMAGLALPPAEGKPVPLEDAVTFTPYDGGCADLPKLTAVEVAADGRRVTFVEDGQRLELGCGEAGWTVTEGPVPAAVSGGRTGEDTLVLDVALLETPHHVDVTCSLTDRTFTATWRTRPLHSSRIGAMRAPRDSV; this is translated from the coding sequence ATGAGTGTGCGCCCCCTGCCCACGAGCACCCCGTCCGCCGAAGGTGTCGACGCGTCCGGCGTCCACGCCTTCCTCGACACCCTGGAAGCCTCCCCCGACATCGAGCCGCACAGCCTGATGCTGCTGCGCCACGGCAAGCTCGTCGCCTCCGGCTGGTGGGCGCCGTACACCGCCGACCGCCCCCATCTGCTGTACTCGCTCAGCAAGAGCTTCACGGCGACGGCCGCCGCCTTCGCCGTGGCCGAGGGGCTGCTTCGGCTCGACGATCCGGTGATCTCGTACTTCCCGGAGTTCGACGCCGACATCACCGACCCGCGCAGCCGCGCGATGCTCGTCCGGCATGTCGCGACGATGGCCAGCGGGCACGCGGCCGAGACCCACGAGCGGGCCCAGGCGGCGGACCCCGAGGAGCCGGTGCGCGGCTTCCTCCTGCTGCCGCCGGACGGCGACCCGGGCACGGTCTTCGCCTACAACCAGCCCACCACCTACACCCTCGCCGCGATCGTCCAGCGGCTCACGGGCCAGACCCTCACCGACTATCTGCGCCCCCGCCTCTTCGACCCGATCGGCATCGGCGACGTGGCCTGGCTGGGGGACCGGACCGGACGCGAGCTCGGTTTCAGCGGCCTGCACGCCACCACCGACGCGCTCGCCCGGCTCGGGCAGCTCTACCTCCAGGACGGTGTGTGGGAGGGCGAGCGGGTGCTGCCCGAGGGGTGGGTCGAGGAGGCGACCCGGCCCCACATCGCGAGCGGGGACGAGACGTGGTCGGCGGACTGGCGGCGGGGTTACGGCTACCAGTTCTGGATGTCCCAGCACGGCTATCGCGGGGACGGGGCCTACGGGCAGTACTGCCTCGTGCTGCCCGAGCAGGACGCCGTGATCGCGTTCACCGGGGCCACCGACCAGATGCAGGCGGTCCTCGACCTGGTCTGGCGGCATCTGCTCCCGGCGTTCGGGCGGACGGCGCCGGACGCGGACGCCTCGCTGGCCGAGCGCATGGCCGGGCTCGCGCTGCCGCCGGCCGAGGGCAAGCCGGTCCCGTTGGAGGACGCCGTCACGTTCACGCCGTACGACGGCGGCTGCGCGGATCTTCCGAAGCTGACGGCCGTGGAGGTCGCCGCGGACGGCCGGCGGGTGACGTTCGTCGAGGACGGGCAGCGGCTGGAGCTGGGATGCGGTGAGGCCGGCTGGACCGTCACCGAGGGCCCGGTACCGGCCGCGGTGAGCGGAGGCCGGACCGGCGAGGACACCCTCGTGCTCGACGTGGCGCTGCTGGAGACACCGCACCACGTCGACGTGACCTGCTCGCTCACGGACCGGACGTTCACCGCGACGTGGCGCACGCGGCCCCTGCACAGCTCCCGCATCGGGGCGATGCGCGCACCCCGCGACTCAGTCTGA
- a CDS encoding MFS transporter, translated as MDAPAPIPRPLRDRLTVPVLAYGGILMAVMQTVVVPLLPDLPRLTGASPGTVSWMVTATLLAGAVLTPVLGRAGDMYGKRRVLMAALTLMAVGSVLCALSSDIRVLIAARALSGAASAVVPLSISILRDELPPARRGSAVALMSSTVGIGAALGLPLAAVIVQYANWHVMFWVTAVLGAVGVGAVGWAVRESPVREPGRFDVPGTLGLATGLVCLLLGVSQGGQWGWGSARIVGLFAAAVAVLALWWWQQLRAERPLVDLRLVSRPRVGLSHVAALLTGFAFYANSLVTAQLVQAPEATGYGLGLSIVQTGLVLLPGGFIMLLFSPLSARISAARGPRVTLALGAAVIAAGYAVRIADSRDLWMIMVGAAVVGTGTTLAYSALPTLILQAVPAGQTASANGVNVLMRTIGQAVSSAAVAAVLVRHTSPVGGLPVPTLDGYLLAFGIAGAIALAGSAVALCIPGDPGTGGTRRARGPRQEEVMEGA; from the coding sequence ATGGACGCACCCGCCCCGATACCCCGCCCGCTCCGGGACCGGCTGACGGTCCCGGTGCTGGCCTACGGCGGCATCCTCATGGCCGTCATGCAGACCGTGGTCGTCCCGCTGCTGCCGGACCTGCCGCGGCTGACCGGGGCCTCGCCCGGCACCGTCTCCTGGATGGTCACCGCGACCCTGCTCGCAGGAGCCGTCCTCACCCCGGTCCTCGGCCGAGCCGGGGACATGTACGGCAAACGCCGGGTTCTCATGGCGGCGCTCACCCTGATGGCCGTCGGTTCTGTGCTGTGCGCCCTGTCCTCCGACATCCGGGTGCTCATCGCCGCCCGCGCCCTGTCCGGCGCCGCCTCCGCCGTCGTGCCGCTGTCCATCAGCATCCTGCGCGACGAACTCCCGCCGGCGCGCCGGGGGAGCGCCGTCGCGCTGATGAGCTCGACCGTCGGCATCGGTGCGGCGCTCGGGTTGCCGCTCGCGGCGGTGATCGTGCAGTACGCGAACTGGCACGTCATGTTCTGGGTGACCGCGGTCCTCGGCGCCGTGGGTGTCGGAGCGGTGGGGTGGGCGGTGCGGGAGTCGCCGGTGCGCGAGCCGGGCCGGTTCGACGTGCCGGGCACGCTGGGGCTGGCCACCGGCCTGGTGTGTCTGCTGCTCGGGGTGTCGCAGGGCGGGCAGTGGGGGTGGGGGAGTGCGCGGATCGTCGGGCTCTTCGCGGCCGCCGTCGCCGTCCTCGCCCTGTGGTGGTGGCAGCAGCTGCGGGCCGAACGGCCGCTGGTCGACCTGCGGTTGGTGTCCCGGCCGCGCGTCGGGCTGTCGCACGTCGCCGCGCTGCTGACCGGGTTCGCGTTCTACGCCAACTCGCTCGTCACGGCCCAGCTGGTGCAGGCGCCCGAGGCCACCGGTTACGGGCTCGGCCTGTCGATCGTGCAGACCGGTCTGGTGCTGCTGCCGGGCGGCTTCATCATGTTGCTGTTCTCGCCCCTCTCCGCCCGGATCTCGGCCGCCCGCGGCCCGCGTGTCACGCTGGCGCTGGGCGCCGCGGTCATCGCGGCGGGGTACGCGGTACGGATCGCCGACAGCCGCGACCTGTGGATGATCATGGTGGGCGCGGCGGTCGTGGGCACCGGTACCACCCTGGCGTACTCGGCGCTGCCGACGCTGATCCTGCAGGCCGTCCCGGCCGGACAGACCGCGTCCGCCAACGGCGTCAACGTCCTCATGCGCACGATCGGCCAGGCCGTGTCGAGCGCCGCCGTCGCCGCGGTGCTGGTCCGGCACACCAGCCCGGTGGGCGGGCTCCCGGTGCCCACCCTGGACGGCTATCTGCTGGCCTTCGGCATCGCGGGCGCCATCGCCCTGGCGGGCAGCGCCGTCGCGCTCTGCATCCCCGGCGATCCCGGGACGGGCGGCACGCGGCGAGCCCGGGGACCCCGCCAGGAGGAGGTGATGGAGGGAGCATGA
- a CDS encoding DUF6328 family protein translates to MVQAAERRTGRDETEDERADRMWGELMQEIRVAQMGVQILFGFLLTVVFTPKYADLGHTEHAIYIVTVVLGATATGALIGPVSLHRLVSGRRIKPRAVEWASRLTFIGLVLLLVTTASSLLLILRVATHDAFVPWLVTAVVAWYLVCWFVVPLWVRRRYTTK, encoded by the coding sequence ATGGTGCAGGCAGCGGAGAGGCGTACCGGCCGTGACGAGACCGAGGACGAGCGAGCCGACCGCATGTGGGGCGAGCTCATGCAGGAGATCCGCGTCGCCCAGATGGGCGTGCAGATCCTGTTCGGCTTTCTGCTGACCGTCGTGTTCACCCCGAAGTACGCCGACCTCGGGCACACCGAGCACGCCATCTACATCGTCACGGTCGTCCTCGGCGCCACCGCCACCGGCGCCCTCATCGGGCCGGTTTCGCTGCACCGCCTGGTCTCCGGGCGGCGCATCAAACCACGGGCGGTGGAGTGGGCCTCCAGGCTGACCTTCATCGGCCTGGTGCTGCTCCTCGTCACCACCGCCTCCTCGCTGCTGCTGATCCTCCGGGTCGCCACCCACGACGCGTTCGTGCCGTGGCTGGTCACCGCGGTAGTGGCGTGGTACCTCGTGTGCTGGTTCGTCGTCCCGCTGTGGGTGCGGCGCCGCTATACGACGAAGTGA
- a CDS encoding cholesterol oxidase substrate-binding domain-containing protein, giving the protein MTDSWTRRSFLLSAAALTLLPADPAEAAAELPDFPADVGLYRTAYRNWVGEITATGLWACAPADGEQVVAVVNWAWRHGWRVRGRGSSHGWSPLTVTQDTPSDAPVLLVDTATHLTGLALESSHAVRAGTGVTLEALLTFLEGHGLGVTAAPAPGDLTLGGALAIDAHGTAVPARGEQRLPGQTYGSLSNRVLSVTAVVWDAGSGAYVLRTFARDEADAAVLLTHLGRALVTEVVLRVGANSNLRCVSRTDIPAAELFAAPGGDGRTLASYLDKAGRVEAIWFAFTEFPWLKVWSVEPAKPLTSRRVTSPYNYPFSDNVPTLVADIAGRMVSDAAWYLAPVLGNAQYDAAALGLVATLSADLWGPSKNTLLYLKPTTLRVSANGYAVLTRRDRVQRVVAEFTAFYRERLAVYSALGRFPVNGSVEIRVTGLDDPADAELVGARAPLLSALRPDAARPEWDTAVWLDILTLPGTPYAEKFLREIERFLLDRHDGTDSLTRVEWSKGWAYTEDAVWEDEEVLGTVVPGSLGDGAWGQAAGILDRLDPHRVFGNAFLDRLFG; this is encoded by the coding sequence GTGACGGACTCATGGACCCGCAGGAGCTTTCTCCTCAGCGCAGCCGCCCTGACCCTGCTGCCGGCCGATCCGGCGGAGGCCGCGGCGGAACTGCCGGACTTCCCCGCCGACGTCGGCCTCTACCGCACGGCGTACCGGAACTGGGTCGGCGAGATCACCGCGACCGGCCTGTGGGCCTGCGCCCCGGCCGACGGCGAGCAGGTCGTCGCCGTCGTCAACTGGGCCTGGCGCCACGGCTGGAGAGTGCGCGGCCGGGGTTCCTCGCACGGCTGGTCCCCGCTGACCGTCACGCAGGACACGCCGTCGGACGCCCCCGTCCTCCTCGTGGACACCGCCACCCATCTGACCGGCCTGGCCCTGGAGTCGTCGCACGCCGTACGGGCCGGTACCGGCGTCACCCTGGAGGCCCTGCTCACCTTCCTGGAGGGGCACGGTCTCGGGGTCACCGCCGCCCCCGCGCCCGGCGATCTCACGCTGGGCGGCGCCCTGGCGATCGACGCGCACGGCACCGCCGTACCGGCGCGGGGCGAGCAGCGGCTGCCGGGGCAGACGTACGGCTCGCTCAGCAATCGGGTGCTGTCGGTGACGGCGGTGGTGTGGGACGCCGGAAGCGGCGCCTATGTGCTGCGGACCTTCGCACGCGACGAGGCTGACGCCGCCGTGCTGCTGACCCACCTCGGGCGGGCCCTCGTCACCGAAGTGGTGCTGCGCGTCGGCGCGAACAGCAACCTGCGCTGTGTGAGCCGTACGGACATCCCGGCCGCCGAACTCTTCGCCGCGCCCGGCGGGGACGGGCGCACCCTCGCGAGCTATCTCGACAAGGCGGGGCGGGTGGAGGCGATCTGGTTCGCGTTCACGGAGTTCCCGTGGCTGAAGGTGTGGAGCGTCGAGCCGGCGAAGCCGCTCACCTCGCGCCGGGTGACGTCGCCGTACAACTACCCGTTCTCCGACAACGTCCCGACGCTGGTGGCGGACATCGCCGGGCGGATGGTGTCGGACGCGGCCTGGTATCTGGCGCCGGTGCTGGGGAACGCGCAGTACGACGCGGCCGCGCTCGGTCTGGTGGCGACGCTGTCGGCCGACCTCTGGGGGCCGTCGAAGAACACCCTGCTGTATCTGAAGCCGACCACGCTGCGCGTCAGCGCCAACGGCTATGCGGTGCTCACCCGGCGGGACCGGGTGCAGCGGGTCGTCGCCGAGTTCACCGCCTTCTACCGGGAGCGGCTTGCCGTGTACTCCGCGCTCGGCCGGTTCCCGGTCAACGGCTCGGTGGAGATCCGGGTGACGGGCCTCGACGACCCGGCGGACGCCGAACTCGTGGGCGCCCGGGCTCCGTTGCTGTCCGCGCTGCGGCCCGACGCCGCCCGTCCGGAGTGGGACACGGCCGTCTGGCTGGACATCCTGACGCTGCCGGGGACGCCGTACGCGGAGAAGTTCCTGCGGGAGATCGAGCGGTTCCTGCTGGACCGCCACGACGGCACGGACTCCCTCACCCGGGTGGAGTGGTCCAAGGGGTGGGCCTACACCGAGGACGCGGTGTGGGAGGACGAGGAGGTGCTGGGCACGGTGGTGCCGGGGTCGCTCGGGGACGGCGCGTGGGGGCAGGCGGCCGGGATCCTGGACCGGCTCGATCCGCATCGCGTGTTCGGGAACGCCTTCCTGGACCGGTTGTTCGGCTAG
- a CDS encoding LLM class F420-dependent oxidoreductase, with protein sequence MVQIGYTMMTEQAGPRELVDHVVRAEEVGFDFSVTSDHYFPWLRSQGHSPYAWSVLGAAAQATSRIPLMTYVTCPTFRYHPAVVAQKAATMQLLSEGRFRLGLGSGENLNEHVVGGGWPSVDVRHEMLEEAVEIIRALFAGGHVNRRGTHFDVESARLWDLPDEPVPIGVAVSGEQSCALAGRLADLVIATEPKAGLLDSFDRHGGAGKPRVGQLPVCYDPDRDTAVHRAHAQFRWFGSGWKVNSELPHPDAFESATQFVTPDDVTASIPCGDDPDDFVEAVRPYAEAGFTEIALVQIGGESQPAYLDWAEKTLLPALRDAFEN encoded by the coding sequence ATGGTGCAAATCGGATACACGATGATGACCGAGCAGGCCGGGCCCCGTGAGCTGGTCGACCATGTGGTGCGCGCCGAGGAGGTGGGGTTCGACTTCTCGGTGACCTCGGACCACTACTTTCCGTGGCTGCGCTCGCAGGGTCACTCGCCGTACGCGTGGAGTGTGCTCGGCGCCGCCGCGCAGGCCACCTCGCGCATTCCGCTGATGACCTATGTGACGTGTCCGACGTTCCGCTACCACCCGGCGGTCGTGGCCCAGAAGGCGGCGACGATGCAGTTGCTGTCGGAGGGCCGTTTCCGGCTGGGGCTCGGCTCCGGAGAGAATCTCAACGAGCATGTGGTGGGCGGCGGTTGGCCGTCCGTGGACGTGCGGCACGAGATGCTGGAGGAGGCGGTCGAGATCATCCGGGCGCTCTTCGCGGGCGGCCATGTGAACCGGCGTGGCACGCACTTCGACGTGGAGTCGGCCCGGTTGTGGGACCTGCCGGACGAGCCGGTACCGATCGGCGTCGCCGTCTCCGGTGAGCAGTCCTGCGCGCTCGCGGGCCGGCTCGCCGACCTGGTGATCGCGACGGAGCCGAAGGCAGGGCTGCTGGACTCATTCGACCGGCACGGCGGCGCGGGCAAGCCGCGCGTCGGCCAGCTGCCGGTCTGCTACGACCCCGACCGGGACACGGCCGTACATCGGGCGCACGCGCAGTTCCGCTGGTTCGGCAGCGGCTGGAAGGTCAACTCCGAGCTGCCGCACCCCGACGCGTTCGAGTCGGCGACCCAGTTCGTGACGCCGGACGACGTCACCGCGTCGATCCCGTGCGGCGACGACCCGGACGACTTCGTCGAGGCCGTACGCCCTTACGCGGAAGCCGGTTTCACGGAGATCGCCCTCGTGCAGATCGGCGGCGAGTCGCAGCCGGCGTATCTGGACTGGGCGGAGAAGACCCTGCTCCCGGCACTGCGCGACGCCTTCGAGAACTAG
- a CDS encoding TetR/AcrR family transcriptional regulator: MRTVSTSPTASGETPARRDAEATKAAILKSARYLLTRHAHADITLKDVAERAGVSPPLILKYFGNKGTLFARVMSFEADAEALLDAPLPELGRHMVRHVLESQSQRGLDPLLRIAFAPLHGELGDILRANFRTQVTEQLADRLTGPDAGLRAELAVGTLVGLGAMYGVARVPHLRASAIDDIVDRYAPLVQAQLTPPAR, translated from the coding sequence ATGAGAACCGTGAGCACTTCACCCACCGCCTCCGGCGAGACCCCCGCACGTCGGGACGCCGAGGCCACCAAGGCGGCGATCCTCAAGTCGGCCCGCTACCTCCTGACCCGGCATGCCCACGCCGACATCACCCTCAAGGACGTCGCCGAACGCGCCGGAGTCAGCCCGCCGCTGATCCTCAAGTACTTCGGCAACAAGGGCACCCTCTTCGCCCGCGTCATGTCCTTCGAGGCCGACGCGGAGGCGTTGCTCGACGCCCCGCTGCCCGAACTCGGCCGGCACATGGTGCGGCACGTCCTGGAGAGCCAGAGCCAACGCGGCCTCGACCCCCTGCTGCGGATCGCGTTCGCGCCTTTGCACGGCGAACTGGGCGACATCCTGCGCGCCAACTTCCGCACCCAGGTGACCGAACAGCTCGCCGACCGCCTCACCGGCCCCGACGCCGGCCTGCGCGCCGAGCTGGCCGTCGGCACCCTGGTGGGCCTGGGCGCCATGTACGGCGTCGCCCGCGTCCCGCACCTGCGGGCGAGCGCGATCGACGACATCGTCGACCGCTACGCCCCTCTGGTGCAGGCCCAGTTGACGCCTCCGGCCCGCTAG
- a CDS encoding aldo/keto reductase, which produces MDERTFGRLGQQASVVGLGTWQLGADWGDVDDKEALSVLEAAAESGVTFFDTADVYGDGRSEETIATFLRSRPDLHVFVATKMGRRVEQIPQNYVLDNFRAWNDRSRRNLGVDRLDLVQLHCPPTPVYSSDEVFDALDTLVAEERIAAYGVSVETCEEALTAIARPGVASVQIIFNAFRMKPLQKVLPAAQEAGVGIIARVPLASGLLSGKYTKDTVFPENDHRTYNRHGESFDVGETFSGVDYATGVEAAAEFSALAPEGYTPAQLALRWIIQQPGVTTVIPGARNPEQARANAAAAALPELSTETLAAIQDIYDRRIKDQVESRW; this is translated from the coding sequence ATGGACGAGCGCACTTTCGGCAGGTTGGGTCAGCAGGCATCCGTCGTCGGTCTCGGCACGTGGCAGTTGGGTGCCGACTGGGGAGACGTCGACGACAAGGAAGCCCTTTCGGTACTGGAGGCGGCGGCGGAGTCGGGAGTCACCTTCTTCGACACCGCCGACGTCTACGGCGACGGCCGCAGCGAGGAGACCATCGCGACGTTCCTGCGCAGCCGCCCCGATCTGCATGTGTTCGTGGCGACGAAGATGGGCCGCCGCGTCGAGCAGATCCCGCAGAACTACGTCCTCGACAACTTCCGCGCCTGGAACGACCGTTCCCGCCGCAACCTCGGCGTCGACCGCCTCGACCTGGTGCAGCTGCACTGCCCGCCCACCCCCGTCTACTCGAGCGACGAGGTCTTCGACGCGCTCGACACCCTCGTCGCGGAGGAGCGCATCGCCGCGTACGGCGTCAGCGTGGAGACCTGCGAGGAGGCCCTCACCGCGATCGCCCGGCCGGGTGTGGCGAGCGTGCAGATCATTTTCAACGCGTTCCGCATGAAGCCGTTGCAGAAGGTGCTCCCCGCCGCCCAGGAGGCGGGCGTCGGCATCATCGCCCGGGTGCCGCTCGCCTCCGGCCTGCTGTCGGGCAAGTACACCAAGGACACCGTCTTCCCCGAGAACGACCACCGCACCTACAACCGGCACGGCGAGTCCTTCGACGTCGGCGAGACCTTCTCCGGCGTCGACTACGCGACCGGTGTGGAGGCCGCCGCCGAGTTCTCCGCGCTCGCCCCCGAGGGGTACACCCCGGCACAGCTCGCCCTGCGCTGGATCATCCAGCAGCCCGGCGTCACCACCGTCATCCCCGGCGCCCGCAACCCGGAGCAGGCCCGCGCCAACGCGGCCGCCGCCGCGCTGCCGGAGCTGTCCACCGAGACGCTCGCCGCGATCCAGGACATCTACGACCGGCGGATCAAGGACCAGGTCGAGAGCCGCTGGTAG
- a CDS encoding SsgA family sporulation/cell division regulator: MNPLVHKSLVVQLQAGVTHRFPVLAHLSYEASDPFAVTAVFSHDGRVLARWRLDRDMLAEGLVKPVGLGDVRMRPVSTGMGHELRIEFLGDPHPDGGRHHAVVFAWAPAVTTFLRRTRELVPPGSERSGVDEFLAELFAQDRAE; the protein is encoded by the coding sequence GTGAACCCCCTCGTGCACAAGTCCCTGGTCGTGCAGCTCCAGGCCGGCGTCACGCACCGCTTCCCGGTGCTCGCCCACCTGTCGTACGAGGCCTCCGACCCGTTCGCCGTCACGGCCGTGTTCAGCCATGACGGCCGGGTGCTGGCCCGCTGGCGGCTCGACCGCGACATGCTCGCCGAGGGGCTGGTCAAGCCCGTCGGGCTGGGAGACGTGCGCATGCGCCCCGTGTCCACGGGCATGGGGCACGAGCTGCGCATCGAGTTCCTCGGTGACCCCCACCCCGACGGCGGGCGGCATCACGCCGTGGTCTTCGCCTGGGCCCCGGCGGTGACCACGTTCCTGCGCAGAACCCGGGAACTGGTCCCGCCGGGCAGCGAGCGGAGCGGGGTCGACGAGTTCCTCGCCGAGCTCTTCGCACAGGACCGGGCTGAGTAA